From one Luteolibacter sp. SL250 genomic stretch:
- a CDS encoding LysR family transcriptional regulator: MDIRELRSFVLLGEQLHFSRAARLMNLSQPALTKQIRRMEEELGTPLFERNKQGTKLSAFGERFLQEARVTVRSFEELMDRGKRAAIGETGRLSIGFGFPAFELVPRLVVKLREVAPGIEVSLRDMSTAEQMDGLASRVVDLGFMRLPVPKHFNSLPVVGDRLALVSSSLSRLPADAGLADCRDEPFVALSEKRAPGFHHHVLAMCGKHGFHPKVVQQVPELPTAMALVRAGLGVAVIPESFWNSRLEGVRLHRLKEKDAGWKVGAVWHAGDTNPALARFLGLLRQDMKRK; this comes from the coding sequence ATGGACATCCGCGAACTGAGATCCTTCGTGCTGCTGGGGGAGCAGCTCCATTTCAGCCGGGCCGCCCGGTTGATGAACCTGAGCCAGCCCGCCCTCACCAAGCAGATCCGGCGGATGGAGGAGGAGCTGGGCACCCCATTGTTCGAGCGGAACAAGCAGGGAACGAAGCTCAGCGCTTTCGGCGAGCGGTTCCTGCAGGAGGCGCGGGTGACCGTCCGCTCCTTCGAGGAACTGATGGACCGTGGGAAGCGCGCCGCTATCGGGGAGACCGGGCGTCTCAGCATCGGCTTCGGCTTTCCCGCCTTCGAGCTGGTGCCACGGCTGGTCGTGAAGTTGCGGGAGGTCGCGCCGGGCATCGAGGTGAGCCTGCGGGACATGTCCACGGCGGAGCAGATGGATGGCCTCGCTTCGCGCGTGGTGGACCTCGGTTTCATGCGCCTGCCGGTGCCGAAGCATTTCAACAGCCTGCCGGTGGTCGGAGACCGGCTGGCGCTGGTATCTTCCTCACTCTCCCGCTTGCCTGCGGACGCGGGTCTGGCGGATTGCCGGGATGAGCCGTTCGTGGCGCTTTCGGAGAAGCGTGCCCCCGGCTTCCACCATCACGTCCTGGCCATGTGCGGGAAACACGGCTTTCACCCGAAGGTGGTCCAGCAGGTGCCGGAACTACCCACCGCCATGGCCCTGGTCCGTGCCGGACTGGGTGTCGCGGTCATCCCGGAGTCATTCTGGAACAGCCGCCTTGAAGGCGTGCGGCTCCACCGGCTGAAGGAAAAGGATGCCGGGTGGAAGGTCGGTGCCGTCTGGCATGCCGGGGACACCAATCCCGCGCTGGCCCGCTTCCTCGGCCTGCTCCGGCAGGACATGAAACGGAAATGA
- a CDS encoding MFS transporter — MPPPVAEATDLRFDEIQDVAGKPRNPRLAASLYFLTDGMVFGTWAALIPSFKSKFALSEAQLSVVLLAIAAGAIVSMPATGRTVARHGSRANLRIYAPAFCVSLALLVLSPHFALFIAAAFLFGAVKGAFNVSVNSQAIAIENAAKKPIISSFHALWSLGGMSAALVVGAALKAGLSPASIAIGTAAVLLVVVTIFHSHLLGGDATPQAAPEGKFRFPDGKLLRIGIVTFMVLFAEGVMMDWSVVYARTISGAEAWLAPVAYGVFSGCMALGRLFGGPLISRLGSSGMLTVGGIFTTVGLAVVTGIHHWPATFLGLALTGFGLANLVPILFGAGGRAHEGGAGNGIATVSIMGYFGFLIGPPLVGGISHQAGLPAAFALVVAFAFFIAAFGNRFLGTTITNKES, encoded by the coding sequence ATGCCACCACCCGTTGCGGAAGCCACCGATCTCCGGTTCGACGAAATCCAGGACGTCGCCGGGAAGCCGCGCAATCCCCGGCTGGCCGCGTCCCTCTACTTCCTCACCGACGGCATGGTGTTCGGAACGTGGGCGGCGCTGATCCCTTCCTTCAAATCGAAATTCGCCTTGTCCGAGGCTCAACTGAGCGTGGTGCTGCTGGCCATCGCCGCCGGAGCCATCGTCTCGATGCCCGCCACGGGACGGACCGTCGCCCGCCACGGCAGCCGGGCGAACCTGCGGATCTACGCCCCGGCATTCTGCGTCTCGCTGGCACTGCTGGTCCTCAGCCCGCACTTCGCGCTGTTCATTGCCGCAGCGTTTCTTTTCGGCGCGGTGAAGGGAGCCTTCAACGTGTCGGTGAACTCGCAGGCCATCGCGATCGAGAATGCGGCGAAGAAGCCGATCATTTCCTCCTTCCACGCGCTGTGGAGCCTGGGCGGCATGTCCGCCGCGCTGGTGGTGGGCGCGGCCCTGAAAGCCGGGCTGTCCCCGGCATCCATCGCCATCGGCACCGCGGCGGTGCTGCTGGTGGTGGTCACCATATTCCATTCCCACCTGCTGGGCGGGGATGCCACGCCGCAGGCCGCCCCGGAAGGAAAGTTCCGCTTTCCGGATGGGAAGCTCCTGCGCATCGGCATCGTCACCTTCATGGTATTGTTCGCGGAAGGGGTGATGATGGACTGGAGCGTGGTCTATGCGCGCACCATCTCCGGAGCGGAGGCCTGGCTGGCCCCCGTGGCCTATGGCGTGTTCTCCGGCTGCATGGCGCTCGGGCGTTTGTTCGGCGGCCCGCTGATCTCCCGGCTGGGATCCTCCGGCATGCTGACGGTGGGCGGGATCTTCACCACCGTGGGCCTCGCCGTTGTGACCGGCATCCACCACTGGCCCGCCACCTTCCTGGGCCTGGCGCTGACCGGCTTCGGACTGGCGAACCTGGTGCCCATCCTGTTCGGAGCGGGTGGACGGGCGCATGAAGGCGGCGCGGGAAATGGCATCGCCACCGTGTCCATCATGGGCTACTTTGGATTCCTCATCGGCCCACCGCTCGTCGGCGGCATCAGCCACCAGGCGGGACTGCCGGCGGCCTTCGCGCTGGTCGTCGCCTTCGCCTTCTTCATCGCCGCCTTCGGAAACCGCTTCCTCGGTACGACCATCACCAACAAAGAATCATGA
- a CDS encoding HAD family phosphatase: MTTPRDALRNARGILFDMDGVLIDSEPTHEKAIIALSRELGDELTDDATIQSFKGAPEKFMAKRLMEIYPGQTRTSPELIARKVELYAALFEEHVTLIPQAIDFLKASRAAGRLHGLTTSASRATQRLSFETFGFGQYFDTIITGEDITKGKPDPEPFLLTAVKLGLDPADCIVIEDSINGVRSGHAAGCTVIALTTTFPREALFEAGADHVIDSYSDVLEA, from the coding sequence ATGACGACTCCCCGCGACGCCCTCCGGAATGCCCGTGGCATCCTATTCGACATGGATGGCGTGCTGATCGACTCCGAGCCAACCCATGAGAAGGCGATCATCGCGCTGTCCCGGGAGCTGGGCGACGAACTGACCGACGACGCGACCATCCAGTCGTTCAAAGGCGCGCCGGAGAAGTTCATGGCGAAGCGGCTGATGGAAATCTATCCGGGACAGACGCGGACTTCGCCGGAACTCATCGCACGCAAGGTGGAACTCTATGCCGCCCTCTTCGAGGAACACGTGACACTCATCCCGCAGGCCATCGACTTCCTGAAGGCATCCCGGGCAGCGGGACGGCTGCATGGCCTGACCACCTCCGCTTCCCGCGCGACGCAGAGGTTGTCCTTCGAAACCTTCGGCTTCGGCCAATACTTCGACACCATCATCACCGGTGAGGACATCACCAAAGGAAAGCCGGACCCGGAACCGTTCCTCCTGACCGCGGTGAAGCTGGGGCTTGATCCCGCGGACTGCATCGTCATCGAGGACTCCATCAACGGCGTGCGCTCCGGCCACGCGGCGGGCTGCACGGTCATCGCCCTCACGACGACGTTCCCCCGCGAAGCGCTTTTCGAAGCAGGGGCCGACCATGTGATCGACTCCTACTCCGACGTGCTGGAGGCGTGA
- a CDS encoding aldo/keto reductase, with protein MEYRQLGGSGLMVPALTFGAGTFGGTTEFFKAWGSSDVKEATRLVDICLEAGLNMFDTADIYSKGDSESILGEALKGRRDQVLISTKATFRFDDGVNNVGSSRHHLTRTIDASLKRLQTDYIDLFQLHGFDAMTPVEEVLSTLDGFVKAGKIRYLGVSNFSGWHLMKSLSVADRYGWTRYVANQSYYSLIGRDYEWELMPLGVDQKVGAMVWSPLGWGRLTGKIRRGKPLPEGSRLNSQTIVDAGPQVDDEFLYQVVDALDQVAGETGKSVPQVALNWLLQRPTVSSVIIGARNEEQLKQNLGAVGWNLTKEQVAKLDEASKRPFAYPYFHQQGFAERNPFPA; from the coding sequence ATGGAATACAGACAGCTTGGCGGATCGGGATTGATGGTGCCTGCCCTGACCTTCGGGGCGGGGACGTTCGGAGGAACCACGGAGTTCTTCAAAGCGTGGGGTTCTTCCGATGTGAAGGAGGCCACCCGCCTGGTGGACATCTGCCTGGAGGCGGGCCTCAACATGTTCGACACGGCGGACATCTATTCAAAGGGCGACTCCGAATCGATCCTTGGCGAGGCGCTCAAAGGCCGCCGCGACCAGGTGCTCATCTCGACCAAGGCAACCTTCCGGTTCGATGACGGAGTGAATAATGTGGGCTCCTCCCGCCACCATCTCACCCGCACCATCGACGCTTCATTGAAGCGTCTCCAGACGGACTACATCGACCTTTTCCAGCTCCACGGATTCGACGCGATGACGCCTGTTGAGGAGGTGCTTTCCACCCTGGATGGCTTCGTGAAAGCCGGGAAGATCCGTTACCTGGGTGTCTCGAACTTCTCCGGCTGGCACCTGATGAAATCCCTCTCGGTGGCGGACCGCTACGGCTGGACCCGCTACGTCGCGAACCAGTCCTACTACTCCCTCATCGGCCGTGACTATGAGTGGGAGCTGATGCCGCTGGGTGTGGACCAGAAAGTCGGCGCGATGGTGTGGAGCCCGCTCGGCTGGGGCCGCCTGACCGGGAAGATCCGCCGTGGCAAGCCGTTGCCGGAGGGCAGCCGCCTGAACTCGCAGACCATTGTCGATGCGGGGCCGCAGGTGGATGACGAGTTCCTCTATCAGGTCGTGGACGCGCTGGATCAGGTGGCTGGGGAAACCGGAAAATCCGTGCCCCAGGTGGCACTGAACTGGCTGCTCCAGCGGCCGACCGTTTCCAGCGTGATCATCGGCGCGCGGAATGAGGAGCAACTGAAGCAGAACCTCGGCGCGGTCGGCTGGAACCTCACCAAGGAACAGGTCGCGAAGCTGGATGAAGCCAGCAAGCGCCCCTTTGCCTACCCCTATTTCCACCAGCAGGGATTCGCGGAACGGAATCCGTTCCCGGCCTGA
- the def gene encoding peptide deformylase, whose amino-acid sequence MIREIVQYGHPVLRQRCQPVTVVDDSLVELVNDMLETMVDANGVGLAAPQVGIDLRLAVVDISHDPESISYFRVNGEDANLEDYMPLVFINPELEFGQEKEWGQEGCLSIQGIRAEVRRPMDVKATLPQLDGSVLVIESDGLLSRAIQHETDHLNGILFTERLSAASKVALKNRLKKLLAENTGM is encoded by the coding sequence ATGATCCGTGAAATCGTCCAATACGGCCACCCCGTCCTCCGTCAGCGCTGCCAACCTGTCACCGTGGTTGACGATTCCCTGGTCGAACTGGTGAACGACATGCTCGAAACCATGGTGGATGCCAACGGTGTCGGCCTGGCCGCCCCGCAGGTGGGCATCGATCTCCGTCTGGCGGTGGTGGATATTTCCCACGACCCGGAGAGCATCTCCTACTTCCGCGTGAACGGGGAGGACGCGAACCTGGAGGACTACATGCCGCTGGTGTTCATCAATCCGGAGCTGGAATTCGGCCAGGAAAAGGAATGGGGCCAGGAAGGATGCCTGAGCATCCAGGGCATCCGCGCGGAAGTCCGCCGCCCGATGGATGTGAAGGCCACCCTCCCCCAACTGGACGGATCCGTCCTGGTCATCGAGTCCGATGGACTCCTTTCCCGCGCCATCCAACATGAAACGGATCACCTCAACGGCATCCTGTTCACGGAGCGACTTTCAGCGGCGAGCAAGGTCGCGCTCAAGAACCGCCTGAAAAAGCTGCTGGCGGAAAATACGGGAATGTAG
- a CDS encoding hydantoinase B/oxoprolinase family protein yields the protein MAGTWKVRVDTGGTFTDAWALTPSGEERRCKVLSDGSLVFDISPPDAEGWHALGRAPASEDGVLTGFSARDGLTVTADRENGRFIRLSRPFPGGRLILRSGEEAPVLAARLLTGTPADRKLPPMDFRVATTRGTNALLERKGAPTALFITEGFGDLPKIRDQRRALLFSLAQPDTEILCEEVVEISARLSSTGKTVDAPGEETVRKEARRCVVAGIRVAAVAIIHSWRDPSLERKVAAWLLEEGFSHVTTSSGVSPVIRFLPRLETALADAWLAPIMRDFTAKVAAAMETGEPWMMTSAGGLSAASAYQPKDSLLSGPAGGLVGSAAIARAAGFPKVLTFDMGGTSTDVARIDGPFSFRYEQEVGPARVLAPAMKIETVAAGGGSICRWHLGRLEVGPESAGSDPGPACYGRGGPLTVTDVNLLLGHMRPEGAGIPIDPASARTELRKLMNAMEADGVIPPQIQDLLEGLRNIAVGKMAEAIRAISFSEGHHPENFALFAFGGAGPQHACAVAENLGIRTVLVPGDAGLLSAWGLHQARRQEQAVRQILRPLAEITTREIWNALAVDASSALSIPAPSFRWLAELRLAGQDTPIEVEAPSADAGGDFLTDRFRNAYRKLYGYDPSTARTIECVTLRVIAEEPETLLDAETFGAVELTGPHLLQDRFSTCLIPPGWEMKRGTRRTLLLEKITAASGGPMENGNPEIRAALFRNRFEGLVTEMGALLRRTAISPNIRERLDYSCALLDAEGRLVVNAPHVPVHLGALGVCVREVAARIDLGPGDVVVTNHPAAGGSHLPDITVIAAAFDEDGTRIGYVANRAHHAEIGGIAPGSMPAAARNLAEEGVVIPPMKWITAGTPDPSGLEDLLRHSPHPSRRPEENLADLEAQAASVAHGIRTLEALAASHGGDRVRSEMEGILSRSATLMESLLRHHEGRTFHRSGTLDDGTAIVVAITVGGGSMTVDFTGSGPVHPRNLNATPAIVRSVLLYVLRLWLDEDIPLNEGLLDSTRVILPPCFLNPDFPDDPEKCPAVVGGNVETSQRLTDLLLAALGLCANGQGTMNNFLFGNGAFGYYETIAGGAGAGPSFHGGSGRHVHMTNTAITDPEILEHRFPVRLHRFSIRRESGGKGVHHGGDGVVREVEFLTPMTVSLLTERRGTRPEGMAGGTDGESGGQIRILPDGTTLPLPGAVTYEASAHERIIIRTPGGGGWGASH from the coding sequence GTGGCAGGAACATGGAAAGTCCGGGTGGATACCGGCGGCACATTCACCGACGCGTGGGCACTCACCCCCTCCGGGGAGGAACGCCGGTGCAAGGTCCTCTCCGACGGCTCGCTGGTCTTCGACATCAGCCCACCGGATGCGGAGGGATGGCATGCTCTGGGCCGCGCACCCGCATCTGAGGATGGTGTGCTCACGGGCTTCTCCGCCAGAGACGGGCTGACCGTGACCGCCGACCGGGAGAACGGACGCTTCATCCGGCTTTCCCGCCCCTTTCCCGGCGGCCGGCTTATCCTGCGCAGCGGCGAGGAAGCCCCGGTGCTGGCGGCACGCCTGCTGACGGGAACCCCGGCCGACAGGAAGCTCCCGCCAATGGACTTCCGGGTCGCCACCACCCGGGGAACGAACGCCCTGCTGGAGCGGAAGGGCGCACCCACCGCCCTTTTCATCACGGAGGGCTTCGGTGATCTGCCGAAGATCCGCGACCAACGCCGGGCGCTGCTGTTCTCCCTCGCGCAACCGGATACGGAGATCCTCTGCGAGGAGGTGGTGGAAATTTCCGCCCGCCTTTCATCTACTGGAAAGACAGTAGATGCCCCCGGCGAAGAAACGGTCAGGAAAGAGGCACGCCGTTGCGTGGTGGCAGGCATCCGGGTGGCCGCTGTCGCCATCATCCACTCCTGGAGGGATCCATCCCTGGAGCGGAAGGTCGCCGCCTGGCTGCTGGAGGAGGGCTTCAGCCATGTGACGACCTCCTCCGGCGTCTCACCGGTGATCCGTTTCCTTCCCCGGCTGGAGACGGCGCTGGCGGACGCTTGGCTCGCCCCCATCATGCGGGACTTCACCGCGAAGGTGGCCGCAGCCATGGAAACCGGAGAACCGTGGATGATGACCAGCGCGGGAGGCCTGTCCGCCGCCTCCGCCTACCAGCCGAAGGACTCGCTGCTTTCCGGTCCTGCGGGTGGACTGGTCGGCTCGGCCGCCATCGCCCGGGCGGCGGGATTCCCCAAGGTACTGACCTTCGACATGGGGGGCACCAGCACGGATGTGGCGCGCATCGACGGACCATTTTCATTCCGCTATGAACAGGAGGTGGGACCGGCCCGGGTGTTGGCTCCCGCGATGAAAATCGAAACGGTGGCCGCAGGCGGCGGATCGATCTGCCGCTGGCACCTCGGCAGGCTGGAAGTGGGTCCGGAAAGCGCGGGCTCCGATCCCGGTCCGGCGTGCTATGGCCGTGGCGGCCCGCTGACCGTCACGGATGTGAATCTCCTCCTCGGGCACATGCGCCCGGAGGGTGCGGGCATTCCCATTGACCCAGCCTCCGCCCGCACGGAACTCCGCAAGCTGATGAACGCGATGGAAGCGGACGGCGTGATCCCGCCTCAGATCCAGGATTTGCTGGAAGGACTGCGGAACATCGCCGTCGGAAAGATGGCGGAGGCGATCCGTGCCATCTCATTTTCCGAAGGCCACCATCCGGAGAATTTCGCGCTGTTCGCATTCGGCGGGGCGGGGCCCCAGCATGCCTGCGCCGTGGCGGAAAATCTGGGCATCCGCACCGTGCTGGTGCCCGGTGATGCCGGCCTGCTGAGCGCGTGGGGACTGCACCAGGCCCGGCGGCAGGAACAGGCAGTGCGGCAGATCCTCAGACCGCTGGCGGAGATCACGACACGGGAGATTTGGAACGCGCTAGCGGTGGATGCGTCATCCGCCTTGTCCATCCCCGCGCCATCCTTCCGCTGGCTGGCCGAGCTGCGGCTTGCCGGGCAGGACACGCCCATCGAAGTGGAGGCTCCATCCGCCGATGCGGGCGGGGATTTCCTGACCGACCGCTTCCGGAACGCCTATCGCAAACTCTATGGCTATGATCCATCCACCGCCCGCACCATCGAGTGCGTGACGCTGCGGGTAATCGCGGAGGAGCCGGAAACCTTGCTGGATGCGGAGACATTCGGCGCGGTGGAACTCACCGGCCCCCACCTGCTCCAGGACCGGTTCAGCACCTGCCTCATCCCCCCGGGATGGGAGATGAAACGAGGGACACGGCGCACGCTTCTGCTGGAGAAAATCACCGCGGCTTCCGGAGGACCGATGGAGAACGGCAACCCAGAGATCCGCGCGGCGCTCTTCCGCAACCGCTTCGAAGGACTGGTGACGGAGATGGGTGCGCTGCTCCGCCGGACGGCCATCTCCCCGAATATCCGCGAGCGGCTGGACTACTCCTGCGCGTTGTTGGATGCCGAAGGGCGGCTGGTGGTGAACGCCCCGCACGTCCCCGTCCATCTGGGTGCGCTGGGTGTGTGCGTGCGGGAGGTCGCCGCGAGGATCGATCTCGGCCCTGGGGATGTCGTGGTGACCAACCATCCTGCTGCGGGCGGCTCCCATCTGCCGGACATCACGGTGATCGCCGCCGCTTTTGATGAAGACGGAACGCGGATCGGCTACGTGGCGAACCGCGCCCACCACGCGGAGATCGGCGGCATCGCGCCGGGATCCATGCCAGCCGCCGCACGCAACCTCGCGGAGGAAGGCGTGGTCATCCCCCCGATGAAATGGATCACGGCGGGCACGCCTGATCCATCCGGACTGGAGGATCTCCTCCGCCACTCCCCCCATCCATCGCGGCGGCCCGAGGAAAACCTCGCCGATCTGGAAGCACAGGCCGCCTCCGTCGCGCATGGCATCCGCACGCTGGAAGCTCTGGCCGCTTCCCATGGAGGTGACCGCGTGCGATCCGAAATGGAGGGTATCCTTTCCCGCTCCGCCACGCTCATGGAAAGCCTGCTGCGGCACCATGAGGGCCGGACGTTCCACCGCTCCGGCACGCTGGATGATGGCACCGCCATCGTGGTGGCCATCACCGTCGGGGGCGGAAGCATGACGGTGGATTTCACGGGCAGCGGTCCCGTCCATCCGCGGAACCTCAACGCCACCCCGGCCATCGTCCGCAGCGTGTTGCTCTACGTCCTGCGCCTCTGGCTGGATGAGGACATCCCGCTCAACGAAGGCCTACTGGACTCCACCCGGGTGATCCTGCCGCCGTGTTTCCTCAACCCGGATTTTCCGGATGATCCGGAGAAATGTCCCGCCGTGGTCGGTGGCAATGTGGAGACGAGCCAGCGCCTCACCGACCTGCTGCTGGCGGCGCTGGGCCTCTGCGCCAACGGCCAGGGCACGATGAACAACTTCCTCTTCGGCAACGGAGCCTTCGGCTACTACGAAACCATCGCCGGAGGAGCCGGTGCCGGGCCTTCCTTCCACGGTGGAAGCGGACGCCACGTCCACATGACGAACACCGCCATCACCGATCCGGAGATCCTCGAACACCGCTTCCCCGTGCGCCTGCACCGGTTTTCCATCCGGAGGGAATCCGGCGGAAAGGGCGTCCACCACGGCGGTGACGGAGTGGTCCGGGAAGTGGAGTTCCTCACCCCCATGACCGTCTCGCTCCTGACGGAACGCCGCGGCACCCGTCCGGAAGGAATGGCCGGCGGCACGGACGGTGAGAGCGGCGGGCAGATCCGGATCTTGCCGGACGGCACCACCCTGCCCCTCCCCGGTGCCGTGACCTATGAAGCCAGCGCCCATGAACGCATCATCATCCGCACGCCGGGCGGCGGCGGATGGGGTGCATCCCATTGA